The DNA window ATTTTGTGAAATCCGTGGTACCTGGTGAGGGGTTCCACTGCTCGGTTACAAACTCAACATCGGGTCTCAAGGCCTTGAGGGTTGTTTTGAAGAACTCCCATGAAACCCTGCCATACTCGTAATCAGGGTTTATCCCAGCCCACTTCTTGACCGGGAGATCCTTTGCGATCCACGCGGCGAGTATGCCATCCTGATACACCGGGACAGATACTCTGAATATATGTTTGATCCCTTGCTTATATACAAGCTCCTCTGTAAGCCTGTGTGTAGCTGCGTGAACAACTATCAATATCCTATTTAGCTCGGGCATTATAGGCCCCACCCTCATTGCATTACCACTCGAATCTATACCTACTAGAAAGTCAACCCTCTCTTGCTCAACAAGCTCTCTAGCCTGTTTAACAGCATCAGCAGCCTCATCCCTGATCACTATCTCCACCTTACTACCGAGGATGCCCCCGGCAGCGTTTATCTCCTCAACAGCCAGCCTCGCACCCTGCTCTATATACTCACCATATGTTGCCCATGTACCGCTCCTAATCCCCATAACCCCTATCCTTATAGTATCCTTGGGCAGCCTAGAGACAGGGGCCACTGTCTTTGTCACAGTCTGTGTTACTGGTGAGGTCACAGTTATAGTTGATACTCCGCCTGGCTGTGTCTGTGTTATTGTTCTAACTATCTCTGTGATCCTCGGAGGAGCCAAGGAATAGCCTCCTGCAACACCTACTGCAAGGCCTACTACACCTGCACCGATCAGCTTTAAAAAGGATCTCCTGGCCTCGCTAACCATGCTCCACCGAGGATGTTATTTTAAAAGCAAATAAATATTTAACTTATGTATTATAATAGATTGCTTATTATATCTCAATAGTCTCTGGATCACCTTGTCTTTATAAGTTTAATGCTAAATATTTACGTGGGGAGGATATATAGGAATGTTTATGCTTAATATAAGGCATATACTTGAGAGGGCTAGGCTCTACTTCGGCAAGAAGGAGATCGTTTCTAGAACCGAGGAGGGGATATATAGATATACATATGGCGATATGTATAAAAGGGTATGTAGGCTTGCCAATGCATTGGAGGAGCTCGGGGTTAAAAGGGGTGATAGGGTTGCCAGCATAGCCTGGAATACCCATAGGCATTTAGAGCTCCACCTAGCTGTTCCAGCAATTGGCGGGGTTCTCCACACGGTTAATATAAGATATACCCCTGAGGAGATGGTATATACTATTAACAAGGCTAGGGATAAGATCCTCTTTGTAGATAGAGATCAGATACCCACTGTTGAGAAGATCTATAGGGATCTAAGATCTGTTGAGTCTGTAGTTATAATGGGTTCGAAGGATTCTGAGAAGCTATCTATAGATGGGGCTGAGATATACTATTACGAGGATCTTATAGAGAGGTCGAGCGATAGATATGAGTTCCCAGATCTCGATGAGAGTCTCCCAGCAGCTATGTGCTTCACATCGGGAACCACCGGTATGCCCAAGGGGGTTGTATATACACATAGGGGGATCTTTCTAAGGGCTCTCGCCTCATGCCTAGTGGATACCTATGCTATATCTGAGAGAGATGTTGTGATGCATGTAGTACCTATGTTCCATATAAGTAGCTGGTTCATGCCATATGCAGCAACCCTTGTAGGCTCTAAACAGGTGTTTCCAGGGCCTAGGCCTAGGCCTGAGATCCTATATAGTCTTATAAAGAGCGAGGGTGTCACTGTGAGCGATGGTGCTCCAGTGGTTTGGATAGACTTTCTAAACTATTTCACGAGATTCGGTAGGCGTGAGGATATATCGACTCTAAAGAGGCTCATCATAGGAGGCTCGGCCCCTCCAAGGGCCCTTATAAAGGCTTATAAGGAGCTTGGCATCGATGTTCTACATGCGTGGGGGATGACAGAGACCTATGACTCTGCTGTAGCCTTTACAAGGCCTAAGAGCTACTTAGAAGGCCTTTCCGAAGACGCTATACTTGATCTAAAAGCTAAGCAGGGCCTCCCATTCCCAGGTATCGAGGTTATGATCGTTGATGAGAAGGGAGACCCGCTTCCATGGGATGGAAGGTCTGTGGGTGAGCTCCTTATAAGGGGTGCATGGGTTGTTGAGGAGTACTACGATGATCCAGAGGCTACTAGGAAGTCGTTCTATAGAGGATGGCTCAGAACGGGTGATCTCGCTACAATCGATGAGGAGGGATATATAGAGATTGTGGATAGGGTTAAGGATGTTATAAAGAGCGGGGGTGAGTGGATCTCCTCTGTTAGGGTTGAGAACGAGGCTATGGCCCACCCAGCTGTGCTTGAGGCAACTGCTATAGCTGTTCCCCATCCTAGGTGGGGTGAGAGACCCCTGTTAATTGTGAAGCTCAAGCCGGAATATGTTGGGAGAACATCTAAAGAGGATATCCTTAGCTTTCTACGTGAGAGGCTTCCAAAGTGGTGGGTTCCGGATGATGTTGTATTTCTAGAGGAGATACCTAAGACTGGGACGGGTAAGTTTGATAAGAAGCTTCTTAGGGAGAGGTTTAAGAACTACTATGGAGGGGAGTGGCGTGGATCTTAGGGGTATGGTTGCTATAGTAACTGGCTCTGGCAGGGGTATTGGGAGGGCTATAGCTGTTAGGCTTGCTAGGGAAGGGGTTAGAGTGGTTGTAAATGCTAAGAAGGGTTATGAGGAGGTTATGGAGACAGCTAATACGATAAGATCCCTTGGTGGCGAGGCCCTACCGGTTCTAGCTGATGTATCTACTAGGGAGGGGTGTAGAGAGCTTGTGGATAGAGCTGTGAAGAGCTTTGGAAGGCTCGATATACTGGTTAACAACGCTGGCCTAGGGCTCTACGCGCCATTTCTAGATCAGAGTGATAGCATGATTGAGAAGACACTCTCAACAAGCCTTAAATCAGTGATCTACTGCTCCCAAGAGGCTGCTAAGGCTATGAAGGAGGGATCCATTATAAACATAGCGTCCATAGCTGGTATAGAGCCCCTCTACGGCCTCTCGATATATAGCGCTGCGAAAGCAGGTGTGATAGGCATTACAAGGGCATTAGCTGTAGAGCTAGCGCCTAGGATAAGGGTGAACGCAATAGCACCTGGGGTTGTTAAAACAAAGATGGGTGAGAGCCTCTTAAAGGTTCTACAGCTGGGGGAGGATGAATATCTAGAGAGATACACCCTTCTAAAGAGATTCGTAGAGCCCGAGGAGATAGCCGAGGCAGTGGTTTTCCTACTGAGAACACCATCTATAACTGGGCAAACCATATTAATAGACTCTGGGATGAGCCTGGTAGCATCTAGACTCTCGAGATAATATAGTCATATATGGTGGAGAACCGCTTTCCATATCATTCGTATCAATCTGCTAAACCTTTCCCTATTGAAGACCTTACCCGTTAAGATGGGGAGGAGGTCAGGTAGGCTTAACAATAGGATATTAGCCTAGCTAAGGCGAGAGAATGGCTATCCTGAGAATAAGTGTTAGGCCTATATCTACGCTTAGAACCCTATTCAGGAGGTTCTAGGCGTTGAGATATATTATCCCCTGAAATATACTCTCTTTGGATAAAAGAGGCTGCCGAGGGATCAAAGGCTATGGAGATGCAGAGCCAGCTGAATGGGAATGGGGTGACATGCCCTAAGTGCGGTAGGAAGGCGGAGTTCATGGCAGAGATCTATAGCACAGATGGTATGAGGAGGATAACATATCTATATAGATGTGTTCTCTGTAGATGGAGGAAGGAGATAGAGACTATATATGTGATGAAGAGAGAAGGTAAGATATCTGTTATGAGACAAAGAAAAACATAAAATGTTTTTATCACTATAATCTATGTCTCAATACCAGATCGATTCTCAACGATATATACCATAGCTATCAACTCTAACTATATTTATTAGAAGTCTTGATCTCCATGTATTGCTATTGAATGGTGTGATAAGCTTTCTAACGCTATTGCTTATAGGTGATTGTTATGGGAGCAGTTGTTGAGATCTACTCACACCTCACATGCCCAACATCCTATAGGCTTTTCAAGAGGCTTGTTGAAAGGGGGGTTATTGATAGGGTTATTATGAAGGATGTTGGCCTGGATCTCTTTGCAGGTGTTGTGAGAGGCATTGTCTCTGTACCCTCTATATTCTATAATGGTGTCCTCATATATTCCGGCTACTTCGATGTTGATGAGGCTTCGAGGGTTATTGAGAGTGGAGATCTACCTGTTCTAGAGGATTTCGACTATGCAGAGGCCTCTGTCCTTGCTATGGAGGGTATTCTAGATTCATATGCAACAGCGCTATGGCTATATCTAACGGATTCCATCGACTCCCCATTATCTTTGAAGCCCTTCATAGAGGCTATTTCAAGGCATGTATTCTATAGAAATAG is part of the Sulfolobales archaeon genome and encodes:
- a CDS encoding ABC transporter substrate-binding protein — protein: MVSEARRSFLKLIGAGVVGLAVGVAGGYSLAPPRITEIVRTITQTQPGGVSTITVTSPVTQTVTKTVAPVSRLPKDTIRIGVMGIRSGTWATYGEYIEQGARLAVEEINAAGGILGSKVEIVIRDEAADAVKQARELVEQERVDFLVGIDSSGNAMRVGPIMPELNRILIVVHAATHRLTEELVYKQGIKHIFRVSVPVYQDGILAAWIAKDLPVKKWAGINPDYEYGRVSWEFFKTTLKALRPDVEFVTEQWNPSPGTTDFTKWISAVMATDAEGLFTVNWAVEAITLHKQAVELGLYRRIKAVFNPMGYSMDVAYGLGKSYPMAQYGTWVSGRYVWFYPPTDINKRFVDAFVKRWGRLPAYSAETTYTAIYMIKAALERTGSLDLDTLIKTMEGMVLVSPAGVRWIRPQDHQAIYEVPYGRISGETINVGGDVPVLTDIRAVPAFLYYRSPPDYKIPLVG
- a CDS encoding glucose 1-dehydrogenase, yielding MVAIVTGSGRGIGRAIAVRLAREGVRVVVNAKKGYEEVMETANTIRSLGGEALPVLADVSTREGCRELVDRAVKSFGRLDILVNNAGLGLYAPFLDQSDSMIEKTLSTSLKSVIYCSQEAAKAMKEGSIINIASIAGIEPLYGLSIYSAAKAGVIGITRALAVELAPRIRVNAIAPGVVKTKMGESLLKVLQLGEDEYLERYTLLKRFVEPEEIAEAVVFLLRTPSITGQTILIDSGMSLVASRLSR
- a CDS encoding long-chain fatty acid--CoA ligase, encoding MLNIRHILERARLYFGKKEIVSRTEEGIYRYTYGDMYKRVCRLANALEELGVKRGDRVASIAWNTHRHLELHLAVPAIGGVLHTVNIRYTPEEMVYTINKARDKILFVDRDQIPTVEKIYRDLRSVESVVIMGSKDSEKLSIDGAEIYYYEDLIERSSDRYEFPDLDESLPAAMCFTSGTTGMPKGVVYTHRGIFLRALASCLVDTYAISERDVVMHVVPMFHISSWFMPYAATLVGSKQVFPGPRPRPEILYSLIKSEGVTVSDGAPVVWIDFLNYFTRFGRREDISTLKRLIIGGSAPPRALIKAYKELGIDVLHAWGMTETYDSAVAFTRPKSYLEGLSEDAILDLKAKQGLPFPGIEVMIVDEKGDPLPWDGRSVGELLIRGAWVVEEYYDDPEATRKSFYRGWLRTGDLATIDEEGYIEIVDRVKDVIKSGGEWISSVRVENEAMAHPAVLEATAIAVPHPRWGERPLLIVKLKPEYVGRTSKEDILSFLRERLPKWWVPDDVVFLEEIPKTGTGKFDKKLLRERFKNYYGGEWRGS